One Marasmius oreades isolate 03SP1 chromosome 2, whole genome shotgun sequence DNA segment encodes these proteins:
- a CDS encoding uncharacterized protein (MEROPS:MER0000598): MLKRILERFSRLRPTTDRPKKTRQSRVWRYVYWGPTVVVLGQYFYNLKTVSGRSMQPTLNPDSSLRKDIALFDRFAIHTLQRFQREDIVTLKSPENPERTLVKRIIALPGDLVKTLPPYKEAEVVVPTGHVWIEGDEPFRSDDSNRFGPVSASLIDSRMPFHPATTHRNELLGQNLRGIGGGNREWCGALTFESKFLVSALALRLRSLVPIP, from the exons ATGCTGAAGCGGATATTAGAGCGTTTCAGCCGCTTGCGACCAACAACTGACCGGCCAAAGAAAACTCGGCAGTCGAGAGTCTGGCGTTATGTATATTGGGGACCCACGGTTGTTGTTCTAGGACAGTATTTCTACAACTTGAAAACGGTTTCGGGGCGAAGTATGCAG CCCACGCTCAATCCTGATTCATCGCTCCGCAAAGATATTGCATTATTCGACCGATTTGCCATCCATACTCTTCAACGGTTTCAAAGAGAAGATATCGTTACTCTGAA ATCACCAGAAAACCCTGAACGAACGTTAGTGAAGAGAATCATAGCTTTACCAGGAGACCTAGTCAAGACGTTACCACCTTATAAG GAAGCTGAAGTTGTAGTTCCTACGGGACATGTTTGGATAGAGG GAGACGAGCCTTTCCGTAGTGACGACAGTAACCGTTTTGGTCCG GTTTCTGCCTCGTTAATAGATTCGCGTATG CCGTTTCACCCGGCGACCACCCATCGCAACGAGCTGCTAGGGCAGAATTTGAGAGGTATCGGTGGAGGCAATCGAGAGTGGTGCGGAGCACTGACTTTTGAGTCAAAATTCTTGGTATCTGCGCTTGCGCTACGGTTGCGCTCTCTTGTACCTATTCCTTGA
- a CDS encoding uncharacterized protein (MEROPS:MER0000598): protein MLKRILERFSRLRPTTDRPKKTRQSRVWRYVYWGPTVVVLGQYFYNLKTVSGRSMQPTLNPDSSLRKDIALFDRFAIHTLQRFQREDIVTLKSPENPERTLVKRIIALPGDLVKTLPPYKEAEVVVPTGHVWIEGDEPFRSDDSNRFGPVSASLIDSRMVCVIWPLSRFGLPQQSTTLQAVSPGDHPSQRAARAEFERYRWRQSRVVRSTDF, encoded by the exons ATGCTGAAGCGGATATTAGAGCGTTTCAGCCGCTTGCGACCAACAACTGACCGGCCAAAGAAAACTCGGCAGTCGAGAGTCTGGCGTTATGTATATTGGGGACCCACGGTTGTTGTTCTAGGACAGTATTTCTACAACTTGAAAACGGTTTCGGGGCGAAGTATGCAG CCCACGCTCAATCCTGATTCATCGCTCCGCAAAGATATTGCATTATTCGACCGATTTGCCATCCATACTCTTCAACGGTTTCAAAGAGAAGATATCGTTACTCTGAA ATCACCAGAAAACCCTGAACGAACGTTAGTGAAGAGAATCATAGCTTTACCAGGAGACCTAGTCAAGACGTTACCACCTTATAAG GAAGCTGAAGTTGTAGTTCCTACGGGACATGTTTGGATAGAGG GAGACGAGCCTTTCCGTAGTGACGACAGTAACCGTTTTGGTCCG GTTTCTGCCTCGTTAATAGATTCGCGTATGGTGTGTGTCATTTGGCCCTTGAGTCGATTTGGCCTTCCTCAGCAATCTACCACACTTCAAGCCGTTTCACCCGGCGACCACCCATCGCAACGAGCTGCTAGGGCAGAATTTGAGAGGTATCGGTGGAGGCAATCGAGAGTGGTGCGGAGCACTGACTTTTGA
- a CDS encoding uncharacterized protein (BUSCO:EOG0926431P) → MSAPAVSLYLDPQIRDWVLFPITLVMILVGILRHYVVLLLQSAPKKLSRVAIREHRALTRSQILRATAASSPVPPPLYKSISGYLMEAFDSGAYLKDGPPKDDTPQAPPNPMSDPAAMDGMMAGMKTQMVMMVPQMLIMGWINFFFQGFVLIKLPFPLTLGFKSMLQRGIETPDMDVRWVSSLSWYFLNFFGLNGLYRLILGNDNAADSSQAMMASPFAGAGVTPGQPQDFNKLFKAEKDNLAFAEGLYTWVGDDVEERLLRKYGKLPKI, encoded by the exons ATGTCGGCCCCTGC AGTCTCTCTGTATCTTGACCCACAAATCCGGGATTGGGTTCTCTTTCCCATTACCCTTGTCATG ATATTAGTGGGCATACTTCGACACTACGTGGTTCTTTTACTGCAGTCTGCCCCCAAAAAACTGTCGCGAGTGGCTATTCGCGAACA TCGCGCCCTCACTCGTTCTCAGATTTTGCGTGCAACAGCCGCCAGTTCTCCCGTCCCTCCACCTTTATACAAATCTATATCTGGCTATCTAATGGAAGCATTTGATTCTGGCGCTTACCTCAAGGACGGTCCACCCAAGGATGACACCCCGCAAGCACCTCCAAATCCAATGTCCGACCCTGCTGCAATGGATGGTATGATGGCTGGAATGAAGACCCAGATGGTGATGATGGTTCCCCAGATGCTTATCATGGGCTGGATCAATTTCTTCTTCCAAGGCTTTGTTTTGA TCAAGCTTCCCTTTCCGCTTACGCTCGGCTTCAAGTCTATGCTACAACGGGGTATTGAGACGCCGGACATGGATGTGAGATGGGTGTCTTCACTGTCTTGGTATTTCCTCAACTTCTTTGGGTTGAATGGATTATATCGCCTCATTCTCGGGAATGATAATG CCGCCGACTCTTCGCAAGCTATGATGGCTTCTCCTTTTGCGGGGGCGGGAGTCACACCTGGACAACCACAGGACTTCAATAAACTCTTCAAGGCTGAGAAGGATAATCTTGCGTTTGCCGAGGGCCTTTATACATGGGTTGGAGATGATGTGGAGGAACGTTTACTTCGAAAATATGGCAAGTTGCCCAAAATATAG
- the NCS1 gene encoding Neuronal calcium sensor 1 (BUSCO:EOG09264RR2), whose amino-acid sequence MGKSQSKLSPEQLADLQKNTYFDKKELQQWYKGFRKDCPSGQLDKAEFGRIYKQFFPFGDPTEFADYVFNVFDENKNGTIDFKEFICALSVTSRGRLDEKLKWAFQLYDIDKDGTITYDEMLQIVQAIYKMTGEMVKLPNDEDTPEKRVDKIFKNMDRDKDAKLTFEEFVEGSKQDPTIVQALSLYDGLV is encoded by the exons ATGGGCAAATCTCAGTCAAAACTGTCACCGGAGCAACTTGCTGATCTTCAGAAGAATACTTACT TCGACAAGAAAGAACTTCAGCAATG GTATAAAGGTTTCAGGAAGGATTGTCCATCAGGCCAGCTTGACAAGGCAGAATTTGGTCGGATATACAAACAGTTCTTCCCATTCGGTGATCCTACCGAGTTCGCGGACTACGtcttcaacgtcttcgatGAGAACAAGAACGGAACCATAGATTTCAAGGAGTTCATCTGTGCACTCAGCGTCACAAGTCGAGGTAGATTGGACGAGAAACTGAAAT GGGCTTTCCAACTCTACGATATAGACAAAGATGGAACCATCACTTACGACGAAATGCTTCAAATCGTCCAGGCAATATACAAGATGACTGGCGAGATGGTTAAGCTACCTAACGACGAGGATACTCCAGAAAAG CGCGTGGACAAGATTTTCAAGAACATGGATCGTGACAAGGATGCAAAGCTCACATTTGAGGAATTTGTAGAAGGAAGTAAGCAAGATCCAACCATAGTACAG GCTCTCTCTCTATATGACGGATTGGTGTAA
- a CDS encoding uncharacterized protein (BUSCO:EOG09262DKA), whose amino-acid sequence MHRSFFSLPTFYRPSRRILPRMSSSVANKDRSKIIAPASRLAEGRALTPDVWSIYNVANLPADCINLGQGYMNFPPPKWVTEAAEQALNNVMANHYSHPKGRLRLREAIKTYYGPQLQRDLNAETEILVTSGANEGQYSVWTAFLEHNDEVILFEPFFDQYLPSVVFNGGKPVYVPLHPPKGSGKSTSNDWTIDNDELRRAVTPRTKMIVVNTPHNPVGKVFTRKELEAIAAVAEQFNLIVMSDEVYDQLVFDGKEHVRIATLPGMWDRTVTVGSAGKAFAATGWRVGWLIGPQSLIQPTLAASTRIVFCSNSPLQEAVAAGLEQVVQRNFFQIQRDEYAERRQILIDCFDQLGLPYTNPEGGYFILLDVSRVQIPDDYPFPESLQGRGFDFKAGWFLALEVGVSSIPVSEFYCPEHSKIGENFLRFAFCKDADTLRRAAERLQNVKRYIK is encoded by the exons ATGCACCGATCCTTCTTTTCTCTCCCCACATTCTACAGACCCTCTCGTAGAATTCTTCCAAGGATGTCCTCGTCTGTCGCTAATAAAGATCGTTCCAAGATCATTGCACCCGCCTCACGACTGGCAGAAGGTCGAGCATTGACGCCGGACGTTTGGTCGATTTACAA CGTCGCAAACCTTCCTGCCGATTGTATCAACCTCGGACAAGGATACATGAACTTCCCACCCCCAAAATGGGTGACGGAGGCAGCTGAACAAGCATTGAATAATGTCATGGCCAACCATTACTCTCACCCGAAAGGACGCCTTCGTCTTCGCGAAGCTATCAAAACCTACTACGGTCCCCAACTTCAAAGAGATTTGAATGCAGAAACAGAAATACTGGTTACTAGTGGCGCTAATGAAG GCCAGTATTCGGTTTGGACCGCTTTCTTGGAACACAACGATGAAGTGATCTTGTTTGAACCCTTCTTTGATCAATACCTACCTTCCGTCGTATTCAATGGCGGCAAACCCGTTTACGTCCCTCTCCATCCACCCAAAGGGTCCGGAAAGAGCACGAGTAACGATTGGACCATCGATAATGATGAATTGCG ACGTGCTGTTACACCTCGAACCAAGATGATTGTCGTCAATACACCTCATAACCCAGTGGGTAAAGTTTTCACGAGGAAAGAGCTGGAGGCTATCGCTGCAGTCGCAGAGCAGTTCAATTTGATCGTCATGTCGGATGAAGTG TATGATCAACTGGTATTCGATGGCAAAGAGCACGTCAGGATTGCAACTCTTCCGGGTATGTGGGACCGTACGGTGACTGTGGGGTCTGCAGGGA AAGCTTTTGCTGCTACCGGATGGCGTGTGGGTTGGCTCATCGGACCTCAGTCCCTCATTCAACCTACTCTTGCTGCAAGCACTCGTATCGTGTTCTGTTCAAACTCACCTCTCCAGGAAGCTGTTGCCGCGGGTCTTGAACAAGTAGTGCAAAGGAACTTCTTTCAAATCCAACGAGACGAATATGCGGAGAGGCGCCAGATTCTTATCGATTGCTTTGATCAGCTTGGTTTACCGTACACAAATCCAGAAGGTGGTTACTTTATTCTCTTG GATGTGTCTCGTGTGCAAATTCCAGATGACTACCCTTTCCCCGAAAGTCTGCAGGGACGGGGCTTTGATTTCAA GGCTGGCTGGTTCCTTGCGCTGGAGGTCGGAGTGTCCTCCATTCCTGTCAGCGAG TTCTACTGCCCCGAGCATTCAAAGATTGGAGAGAACTTCCTGCGATTCGCTTTCTGCAAAGATGCTGACACGCTCAGAAGGGCTGCTGAGAGATTGCAAAATGTGAAGCGGTATATCAAGTAG